A genomic segment from Streptomyces sp. NBC_00459 encodes:
- a CDS encoding MFS transporter — MLDVLRNRTYRRLFTAQVVALTGTGLATVALALLAYDLAGADAGSVLGTALAVKMLAYVTIAPAVGAVADRLPRRTLLVGADLTRAGVALLLPFVDQVWQVYVLIFVLQAASAAFTPTFQAVIPDVLPAERDYTRALSLSRLAYDLESLCSPALAAALLSLITYNWLFLGTVAGFLASAALVASAVLPKPAVSHPVGTAPPTGRVRSRATGGARLFLAVPRLRALLALDLAVAAAGAMVTVNTVVYVRDQLGRSAGDVPLALGAFGAGSMIVALLLPRMLDRVPDRAVMLRGGLLLTPVFVVLGAVTSAGGGSWRWPALLAAWTAFGAACSMVLTPTGRLIRRAAPAEARTSAFAAQFSLSHSCWLLTYPLAGWLGATAGLRSAVLALGAVALAATLLAVRLWPVREQVPVEHEHAGLPAGHPHLADARRVGDGWRHSHHPLLDGLHAHG, encoded by the coding sequence ATGCTCGACGTACTCCGCAACCGCACCTACCGCCGCCTCTTCACCGCCCAGGTCGTCGCCCTGACCGGCACCGGGCTGGCGACGGTCGCCCTCGCCCTGCTCGCCTACGACCTGGCGGGCGCCGACGCCGGATCGGTGCTCGGCACGGCGCTCGCCGTCAAGATGCTGGCGTACGTGACGATCGCCCCGGCCGTCGGAGCTGTCGCCGACCGGCTGCCGCGGCGCACACTGCTCGTCGGGGCGGATCTCACGCGGGCCGGGGTCGCGCTGCTGCTGCCGTTCGTGGACCAGGTCTGGCAGGTGTACGTCCTGATCTTCGTGCTCCAGGCCGCGTCGGCCGCGTTCACCCCCACCTTCCAGGCCGTCATACCGGACGTACTGCCCGCCGAACGCGACTACACCCGGGCGCTGTCCCTGTCCCGGCTCGCCTACGACCTGGAGAGCCTGTGCAGCCCGGCCCTCGCCGCCGCGCTGCTGTCACTGATCACCTACAACTGGCTGTTCCTGGGCACGGTGGCCGGTTTCCTGGCTTCGGCCGCCCTGGTCGCCTCCGCCGTCCTGCCCAAGCCGGCCGTCTCCCACCCCGTCGGTACCGCCCCACCGACCGGCCGCGTCCGTTCGAGGGCGACCGGGGGCGCCCGCCTCTTTCTCGCCGTCCCGCGGCTTCGCGCCCTGCTCGCGCTCGACCTGGCGGTGGCCGCCGCGGGCGCCATGGTCACCGTCAACACCGTGGTGTACGTCCGCGACCAGCTCGGCCGGAGCGCCGGCGACGTACCGCTGGCACTCGGGGCGTTCGGTGCGGGCTCGATGATCGTGGCGCTGCTCCTGCCCCGGATGCTCGACCGGGTCCCGGACCGTGCGGTGATGCTGCGGGGAGGGCTGCTGCTCACCCCGGTCTTCGTCGTTCTCGGCGCGGTCACCTCGGCGGGCGGCGGCAGTTGGCGCTGGCCCGCGCTGCTGGCCGCCTGGACCGCGTTCGGTGCCGCCTGTTCGATGGTGCTCACTCCGACCGGGCGGCTGATCCGCCGGGCGGCGCCCGCCGAGGCGCGCACCTCCGCGTTCGCGGCCCAGTTCTCCCTCTCGCACAGCTGCTGGCTGCTCACGTACCCACTGGCCGGATGGCTCGGCGCGACGGCCGGACTCCGGTCCGCGGTGCTCGCGCTGGGTGCCGTCGCGCTGGCCGCAACGCTGCTCGCCGTACGCCTGTGGCCGGTGCGGGAACAGGTGCCCGTCGAGCACGAGCACGCCGGTCTCCCCGCCGGGCACCCGCATCTCGCCGACGCGCGACGGGTCGGCGACGGCTGGCGGCACAGCCACCACCCGCTCCTCGACGGCCTGCACGCCCACGGCTGA